One part of the Synergistaceae bacterium genome encodes these proteins:
- a CDS encoding FAD:protein FMN transferase, giving the protein MAYINGEASSSKIRGVVIATLFIAVLVFAARVYFSLHEPLKAERESFRLGTIVRLNVWGENKASLDAALDASMAEIVRLESLFSVNIATSDISRINSNSGGRIKVSPETGELIALALKNAGETGGAFDPTIGPVVRLWGIGTKNAHVPADSEIDAARELVDYRRVSCYKQNGGCYAAVGRGQRFDLGGIAKGWIADRVADLLRKHGITSALIDLGGNLYVIGKSPKGHAWKIGLQHPDKPRGEYFGTIDVEDISVVTSGPYERYFEKDGVRYNHIFDPSTGRPVQSGLVSVSVISKSSADADALCTAMFVMGPEKSVAFLREHRDLEAVLVVGAEKKVFITQNIENKFSLTDGGMMLEVINGAVK; this is encoded by the coding sequence TTGGCATATATAAACGGAGAGGCCAGTTCGTCTAAAATCCGCGGTGTAGTGATAGCAACGCTTTTTATTGCCGTTCTTGTTTTTGCCGCAAGGGTATATTTCAGTTTGCATGAGCCGCTAAAAGCCGAGCGCGAGTCATTCAGGCTGGGTACGATAGTCAGGCTGAATGTGTGGGGCGAAAATAAGGCGTCGTTGGATGCTGCGCTTGATGCTTCGATGGCTGAGATAGTACGTCTTGAATCTCTTTTTTCGGTAAATATTGCAACCTCTGACATTTCCAGAATCAATTCCAATTCCGGCGGAAGGATCAAAGTCAGCCCTGAGACCGGGGAGCTTATTGCCCTTGCACTCAAAAATGCAGGTGAGACCGGTGGAGCGTTTGATCCCACAATAGGTCCGGTCGTGAGGCTATGGGGGATCGGCACGAAAAACGCCCATGTCCCTGCCGACAGTGAAATAGATGCTGCGCGTGAGCTGGTCGATTACAGGCGAGTTTCCTGTTATAAACAAAACGGAGGCTGCTATGCGGCGGTCGGCAGGGGACAGCGGTTTGACCTCGGAGGCATAGCAAAGGGCTGGATCGCAGACAGGGTAGCCGACCTGCTGCGCAAGCACGGCATCACATCCGCTCTTATAGATCTTGGCGGTAATTTGTACGTGATCGGAAAATCACCGAAGGGGCATGCGTGGAAAATTGGGCTGCAACATCCCGACAAGCCGCGCGGCGAATATTTTGGTACGATCGACGTAGAGGATATCTCAGTCGTGACCTCGGGTCCCTATGAGAGATATTTTGAAAAAGACGGGGTGCGCTATAACCATATATTTGACCCGTCGACGGGGCGGCCTGTGCAGTCAGGTCTTGTTTCGGTCTCGGTCATATCTAAAAGTTCCGCCGACGCGGATGCGCTGTGTACGGCCATGTTCGTGATGGGCCCGGAGAAGAGCGTGGCGTTCCTGCGTGAACACAGGGATTTAGAAGCTGTGCTGGTTGTCGGTGCAGAGAAGAAGGTTTTTATAACTCAAAATATTGAAAATAAATTCAGCCTGACGGATGGCGGCATGATGCTGGAAGTTATCAACGGAGCTGTAAAGTGA
- a CDS encoding NusG domain II-containing protein, translated as MLVIFVLLLAVGTFLWLAQTFVASPEMLRADVIQNRKVIKSFMLDAKAAPEELTIKYNGGYNTIYVEGGRIAIIDADCPDRDCVRRGWLKHAGESTICLPHRLEIRISGRSDVDGVSY; from the coding sequence ATGCTTGTAATTTTTGTGCTGCTGCTTGCTGTTGGTACGTTTCTGTGGCTGGCACAGACGTTCGTTGCATCGCCGGAGATGCTGAGAGCAGATGTCATTCAGAATCGCAAGGTAATAAAAAGTTTCATGCTTGATGCCAAAGCAGCGCCCGAGGAATTAACTATAAAATACAATGGCGGATACAATACAATATACGTTGAAGGCGGCAGGATAGCTATAATAGATGCAGACTGCCCTGATAGGGACTGTGTGCGCCGCGGATGGCTGAAACATGCGGGAGAGAGTACGATCTGTCTGCCGCACCGGCTTGAGATAAGGATATCAGGCAGGTCAGATGTTGACGGGGTGTCGTACTGA
- a CDS encoding Gx transporter family protein yields the protein MSLRNVIITGLLIALALVFNLVEGALPLPLPGIRLGAANVFALVALVLLGVKEAFAVTLLRVCLSWLITGNWFAFLCSMAGGLLATIMMVVLYTKSRKEFTLPWISVAGAWAFNAGQITVITYLVGDVRILIYAVPLFIAGTLAGWAVGILAQILCDRMGKIILK from the coding sequence ATGAGTCTGCGTAACGTTATCATTACAGGGCTTCTGATTGCGCTTGCCTTGGTTTTTAACCTCGTGGAGGGAGCTTTGCCGCTTCCGCTGCCAGGAATCAGGCTCGGAGCTGCAAATGTGTTCGCGCTTGTTGCTCTTGTGCTGCTTGGCGTGAAAGAGGCCTTTGCCGTCACGTTGCTGCGGGTCTGTCTCTCCTGGCTCATAACGGGCAACTGGTTTGCTTTCCTTTGCAGTATGGCCGGTGGGTTGCTTGCGACTATCATGATGGTGGTGCTTTACACAAAATCCCGCAAGGAGTTTACACTGCCTTGGATAAGCGTCGCAGGGGCATGGGCATTCAACGCAGGGCAGATAACCGTCATCACTTATCTTGTAGGCGACGTGCGCATACTTATATATGCTGTGCCTTTGTTCATAGCCGGGACCCTGGCCGGCTGGGCCGTAGGGATCCTGGCCCAGATCCTTTGCGACAGGATGGGTAAAATTATTCTGAAATAA